One window of the Candidatus Kinetoplastibacterium desouzaii TCC079E genome contains the following:
- a CDS encoding GatB/YqeY domain-containing protein, protein MDSSNIKNNITSYIKEALKQKQTIRLSTLRLLLASIKEKEINKQADLSDVEIISIIQTQIKQRLESIKAFEAANRQEKAEQEREEIIILKELLPNQASIEEILEAIDKTILSIKTDVMDKSLIGKILKELKKNFFGRADMSFISQEVHKRLNIKNN, encoded by the coding sequence ATGGACTCAAGTAATATTAAGAACAATATAACTTCTTACATAAAAGAAGCATTGAAACAAAAACAAACAATACGTTTAAGCACATTAAGACTATTATTAGCATCAATAAAGGAAAAAGAAATAAACAAACAAGCAGATTTAAGTGACGTAGAAATTATCTCTATAATACAAACACAAATTAAACAAAGACTAGAATCGATTAAAGCATTCGAAGCAGCCAACAGACAAGAAAAAGCTGAACAAGAAAGAGAAGAAATTATAATTCTAAAAGAATTATTACCTAACCAAGCATCAATTGAAGAAATATTAGAAGCAATAGACAAGACTATATTATCTATTAAAACAGATGTTATGGATAAATCATTAATTGGAAAGATTTTAAAAGAATTAAAAAAGAATTTTTTTGGTAGAGCTGATATGTCTTTTATTTCACAAGAAGTTCACAAACGTTTAAACATCAAAAATAATTAA
- the prfB gene encoding peptide chain release factor 2 codes for MNIEGQNNILVNLKDLLTRIIDLRRYLEYDKKIERLKIIDSELEDPHLWDNPHNAQLISKEKRTIEEILHDIDSIYEEIQDSIEIFYLAQNDEDHKTIKNLNENTNFIKEKIETLEFKRMFHNETDPLNCFLDIQAGAGGTEAQDWASMLLRQYVKYSEKKGFQTELIEESIGDVAGIKSATLKIIGNYAFGYLRTETGIHRLVRKSPFDSSNGRHTSFASIFVYPEIDESFEIEINPSDLRIDTYRASGAGGQHINKTDSAVRITHQPTGIVVQCQSDRSQHRNKAEALQILKSKLYDLEKRNRLNEQQILEDSKTDVGWGHQIRSYVLDQSRIKDLRTNIEVSNTQKVLDGDLDIFINNSLKQGI; via the coding sequence ATGAATATAGAAGGTCAAAATAATATATTAGTTAATCTTAAAGATCTCTTAACAAGAATAATTGATCTTCGGAGGTATCTTGAATATGATAAAAAAATTGAAAGATTGAAAATTATTGATTCAGAATTAGAAGATCCACATTTATGGGATAATCCACATAATGCTCAACTAATTAGCAAAGAAAAAAGAACTATAGAAGAAATATTACATGATATTGATAGCATATATGAAGAAATTCAAGATTCAATAGAAATATTTTATCTAGCGCAAAATGATGAAGATCATAAAACTATAAAAAATTTAAACGAAAATACAAATTTCATTAAAGAAAAAATTGAAACTTTAGAATTCAAAAGAATGTTTCATAATGAAACTGATCCTCTAAATTGTTTCTTAGATATTCAGGCTGGAGCAGGTGGAACAGAAGCTCAAGATTGGGCTTCTATGTTATTAAGACAGTATGTAAAATACTCAGAAAAAAAAGGATTTCAAACTGAATTAATAGAAGAATCAATAGGTGATGTTGCTGGAATAAAATCAGCAACCTTAAAAATTATTGGAAATTACGCATTTGGGTATTTACGTACAGAAACAGGTATACATAGATTAGTAAGAAAAAGCCCCTTTGATTCTTCTAATGGTAGACATACATCATTTGCAAGTATATTCGTTTATCCCGAAATAGATGAATCATTTGAAATAGAAATAAATCCTTCAGACTTAAGAATTGATACATATAGAGCTAGTGGAGCTGGTGGACAACATATAAACAAAACAGACTCTGCGGTTAGGATTACACATCAACCAACAGGAATAGTGGTACAATGTCAAAGTGATAGATCTCAACATAGAAATAAAGCAGAAGCTTTACAAATATTAAAATCAAAGTTATACGATTTAGAAAAAAGAAATCGCTTAAATGAACAACAAATATTAGAAGATTCTAAAACTGATGTCGGATGGGGACATCAAATAAGATCTTATGTATTAGATCAGAGTAGGATCAAAGATCTTAGAACAAATATTGAAGTATCTAACACACAAAAAGTATTAGATGGAGACTTAGATATTTTTATTAACAACAGTCTCAAACAAGGCATATAA
- the surE gene encoding 5'/3'-nucleotidase SurE: MRVLLSNDDGYTAKGLRILAESLKKIVDLQVVVPESNCSGVSNSLTLNRPLNVNVDCNGFFIVNGTPTDCVHLSLTGLLDKKPNIVIAGINNGANMGNDILYSGTVAAAREACVFGIPSMAFSLTGKGWEHIDTAVKFAIVLIKNYIKNPINGKFLLNINIPNVPSSQINGIVITKLGKRDHSKDLIRASNPYGETVYWIGAVGSPIECIEGTDFYVTSRNFISVTPLLTGVDSSVVDDKSIFNEWLSNIKI; encoded by the coding sequence ATGCGTGTTCTTTTATCTAATGATGATGGATATACTGCTAAAGGCTTGAGAATATTGGCAGAATCTTTAAAAAAAATAGTAGATTTACAAGTTGTTGTTCCTGAGTCTAATTGTAGTGGAGTATCAAATTCTTTAACTCTTAACAGACCTTTGAATGTTAATGTTGATTGTAATGGTTTTTTTATAGTAAACGGAACTCCAACTGACTGTGTTCATTTATCATTAACTGGTTTATTGGATAAGAAGCCAAATATAGTAATTGCTGGTATAAATAATGGTGCTAATATGGGTAATGATATACTATATTCAGGGACTGTTGCAGCTGCAAGAGAAGCTTGTGTGTTTGGTATTCCATCTATGGCATTTTCATTGACAGGTAAGGGTTGGGAACATATAGATACAGCAGTGAAATTTGCCATTGTTTTAATAAAGAACTATATAAAAAATCCTATTAATGGTAAATTCTTGCTAAATATAAATATTCCTAATGTTCCTTCGAGTCAAATAAACGGAATTGTGATTACAAAATTGGGTAAGAGAGATCATTCTAAGGACTTAATTAGAGCTTCTAATCCTTATGGGGAAACAGTTTACTGGATTGGAGCTGTAGGATCTCCGATTGAGTGTATTGAGGGAACTGATTTTTATGTAACGTCTAGAAATTTTATATCTGTTACTCCTCTTCTTACTGGTGTAGATTCATCTGTTGTAGATGATAAGTCTATTTTTAACGAGTGGCTTTCTAATATTAAAATTTGA
- a CDS encoding nucleoside deaminase has product MSFDTFMLKLALEEAKNAYNIDEVPVGAVVVDRFGDVIGYGYNRTIVDCDPTAHAEIVAIRSASKSSNNHRLFGANIYVTLEPCLMCLGAIFHSRIENVIYGAKDKKFGFSENIFNISDLKKINHHANVSQSKDNIVFECGNILSMFFEGKRNK; this is encoded by the coding sequence ATGAGTTTTGATACTTTTATGCTAAAACTAGCTTTAGAGGAAGCTAAGAATGCTTATAATATAGATGAAGTTCCTGTAGGAGCAGTTGTAGTTGATAGGTTTGGTGATGTTATTGGATATGGATATAATCGAACTATAGTTGACTGTGATCCTACAGCTCATGCAGAGATAGTAGCAATTAGATCAGCATCTAAGAGTAGTAATAATCATAGGCTGTTTGGTGCCAATATTTATGTTACATTGGAACCATGTTTAATGTGTCTGGGTGCTATTTTTCATTCTCGTATAGAGAATGTTATTTATGGAGCAAAGGATAAAAAATTTGGTTTTTCTGAAAATATTTTTAATATTTCAGATTTAAAAAAAATTAATCACCATGCTAATGTCTCTCAGTCTAAAGATAATATTGTGTTTGAATGTGGGAATATATTAAGTATGTTCTTTGAAGGAAAACGTAATAAATAA
- the tsaD gene encoding tRNA (adenosine(37)-N6)-threonylcarbamoyltransferase complex transferase subunit TsaD: MIFLGFETSCDDTSVSLYCTNRGIIANLVNNQFNIHNHYGGVVPELASRDHLNKISDLTKRVFEDSGLSLSDIDAIAYTLGPGLNGSLLIGSTFAQSLAWSMDLPAIPIHHLEGHLLSPLIFQKKFNFPFIALLVSGGHTQLIVVKEIGSYNIIADTLDDAAGEAFDKTAKLMGLEYCNGLEISRLAMLGDHTIFNLPKPMFNSDSLDFSFSGLKTSVMLKIKELKAHNKFDNLTKCHMSSSIQKSIIDILVRKSYLAIKKTGITNLVVAGGVSANNLLRSRMSEMIESVSGDIYFPPINLCTDNAAMIAFAASLRVQHNLIDLKNLKYNLSTKARWDLRSVNDIYI; the protein is encoded by the coding sequence ATGATTTTTCTTGGATTTGAAACATCTTGTGATGATACTAGTGTATCTTTATATTGTACTAATAGAGGTATTATTGCTAATTTAGTGAATAATCAATTTAATATTCATAATCATTATGGTGGGGTTGTACCAGAACTTGCTTCACGTGATCATTTGAATAAAATTTCTGATTTAACTAAAAGAGTTTTTGAAGACAGTGGTCTGAGTTTATCTGATATAGATGCCATAGCATATACATTAGGACCTGGTTTAAATGGATCTTTGTTAATAGGTAGTACTTTTGCTCAATCTCTTGCTTGGTCTATGGATTTGCCAGCTATACCAATACATCATTTGGAAGGGCATTTATTATCACCTCTTATTTTTCAGAAAAAGTTTAATTTCCCATTTATTGCTTTATTAGTTTCAGGCGGTCATACTCAGTTAATTGTAGTTAAAGAGATTGGTAGTTATAATATAATTGCTGATACATTAGATGATGCAGCAGGAGAGGCTTTTGATAAGACTGCAAAATTAATGGGATTGGAATATTGTAATGGACTTGAAATATCTAGACTGGCAATGTTAGGTGATCATACTATTTTTAATTTGCCAAAACCTATGTTTAATAGTGATAGTTTAGACTTTAGTTTTAGTGGTTTGAAAACTTCAGTTATGCTGAAAATCAAAGAATTAAAAGCACACAATAAGTTTGATAATTTAACAAAATGTCATATGTCATCTTCTATTCAGAAATCTATTATTGATATTCTTGTTCGTAAAAGTTATTTAGCTATAAAAAAGACAGGGATAACTAATTTAGTTGTTGCTGGAGGAGTTAGTGCCAATAATTTATTACGATCTAGAATGTCTGAGATGATAGAATCTGTTTCGGGAGATATTTATTTCCCACCAATAAATTTGTGTACAGATAATGCGGCTATGATTGCTTTTGCTGCATCTTTAAGAGTGCAGCATAATTTAATAGATTTAAAGAATTTAAAATATAATTTATCAACCAAAGCTCGATGGGACTTAAGATCCGTAAATGATATTTATATTTAG
- a CDS encoding IMPACT family protein, producing MRTLKEFCRYEFTIKNSIFISYALHVSNVQEIEEFFDNKTSKTATHNCWAFKIGGLCRFNDDNEPSGTAGKSILQAIELCNIDQVAVLVSRWFGGIKLGAGVLTRVYRTCASNCINSGVFVELIDFIYLKCKLEISFLSLLRDRLKRNELYIYSEKFEGNSVFLMLKVPNEKISLTKKIVNDITRGGVYWYDI from the coding sequence ATGAGAACATTGAAAGAGTTTTGTAGATATGAATTCACTATTAAGAATAGTATATTTATATCTTATGCATTGCATGTTAGTAATGTTCAAGAAATAGAAGAGTTTTTTGACAATAAAACATCTAAGACTGCAACACATAATTGTTGGGCATTTAAGATTGGAGGATTATGTCGATTCAATGATGATAATGAACCTAGTGGCACTGCTGGTAAATCTATTTTACAAGCTATAGAGTTATGTAATATTGATCAAGTAGCTGTATTAGTTTCACGTTGGTTTGGTGGTATCAAGTTAGGGGCTGGTGTTTTAACTCGTGTATATAGAACTTGTGCTTCTAATTGTATTAATTCAGGTGTTTTTGTTGAATTAATAGATTTCATTTATTTAAAATGTAAGTTGGAAATTTCGTTTTTATCTTTATTAAGGGATAGGTTAAAGAGAAACGAGTTATACATATATTCAGAGAAATTTGAAGGTAACAGTGTATTTCTTATGTTAAAAGTACCCAATGAAAAGATTAGTTTAACAAAAAAAATAGTAAACGATATTACTAGGGGTGGTGTATATTGGTATGATATCTAG
- the hscA gene encoding Fe-S protein assembly chaperone HscA has product MTLLQISEPEEETILSNRRIAIGIDLGTTNSLVSFINELGEPEIICDDNGNSLFPSIVSYRNDNSVLMAYDAIEFLGDLNTISSFKRFIGKTFKDINVDDIPYEFVNNDNFLKIKTVAGDITPVEISAHMILFLKRLAEKKLKKEINDVVITVPAYFNESQRQSTCDAANLAGLNILRLLNEPTSAAIAYGLENTAEGVHIVFDLGGGTFDVSILKINAGLFEVIATSGDTSLGGNDFDRVIVDYICNSFIDEIISLEDRLKLFHRAKEIREYLSDNDSYIFSIELDNGRIVEGFITRDIFENLSNKLLERIKTCLNKAMLDSRLEIRDIFDIVMVGGATRMPVIRKLVNNFFAKEPLCSIDPDKVVAIGASFQADRLVNNLDNDWLLLDVTPLSLGIETMGGFFEKIIFRNTKIPTIAKQEFTTIKDFQKAISIHVLQGESNLASECRSLSYFELNDIPLMKAGIPRIEVLFQIDADGLLKVFAKDINTNIEASVIVKPSNGLTSDIIKNMIYQYNCNQNVENSKRKLSEAKLYLQKLIETVKDAIDKDKDLLSTQELEKINILLLKANKNIDSSDISLIKKITNELSKSTEDFAILRMNNAIKKLFYN; this is encoded by the coding sequence ATGACATTACTACAAATATCTGAGCCTGAGGAAGAAACTATTTTATCAAATAGAAGAATAGCAATTGGTATAGATTTGGGAACAACAAACTCTTTAGTCTCATTTATTAATGAATTAGGTGAACCAGAAATTATTTGTGATGATAATGGTAATTCATTATTTCCTTCAATTGTGAGTTATAGAAATGATAATTCAGTTCTTATGGCTTATGACGCTATAGAGTTCTTAGGTGACTTAAATACTATTTCTTCATTTAAAAGATTTATTGGTAAGACATTTAAAGATATAAATGTTGATGATATACCTTATGAGTTTGTTAACAATGATAATTTTTTAAAAATAAAAACTGTGGCTGGAGATATAACTCCAGTTGAGATTTCTGCTCATATGATCTTATTCTTGAAAAGATTAGCAGAAAAGAAATTAAAAAAAGAAATTAATGATGTTGTTATAACCGTTCCAGCTTATTTTAATGAAAGTCAACGTCAATCAACCTGTGATGCTGCAAATTTAGCTGGTTTAAATATTCTACGTTTATTAAATGAACCTACTTCTGCCGCTATTGCTTATGGTTTAGAGAATACTGCTGAAGGTGTTCATATAGTATTTGATTTAGGAGGTGGAACTTTTGATGTTTCTATTCTTAAAATAAATGCTGGATTATTTGAAGTGATAGCAACATCAGGTGATACCTCTTTAGGAGGTAATGATTTTGACAGAGTTATAGTAGATTATATTTGTAATTCATTCATAGATGAGATAATTTCTTTAGAAGATAGATTAAAACTATTTCATAGAGCTAAAGAAATACGTGAATATTTATCTGATAATGATAGTTATATTTTTTCTATAGAATTAGATAATGGACGGATAGTAGAAGGTTTTATTACAAGAGATATTTTTGAGAATTTATCTAATAAATTATTAGAAAGAATAAAAACTTGTCTTAATAAAGCAATGCTAGACTCAAGGTTAGAAATACGAGATATATTTGATATTGTTATGGTTGGTGGTGCAACTAGAATGCCTGTCATTAGAAAGTTAGTTAATAACTTCTTTGCTAAAGAACCATTATGTAGTATAGATCCTGATAAAGTAGTAGCAATAGGAGCTTCGTTTCAAGCTGATCGCTTAGTAAATAATCTTGATAATGATTGGTTATTGTTAGATGTTACTCCTTTATCATTAGGAATTGAGACTATGGGAGGTTTTTTTGAAAAAATTATATTTCGTAATACAAAAATTCCAACAATAGCAAAACAGGAATTTACAACCATAAAAGATTTTCAGAAAGCAATTAGTATTCATGTTCTTCAAGGAGAAAGTAATTTAGCCTCAGAATGTAGATCTCTTTCTTATTTTGAACTTAATGATATTCCATTAATGAAAGCTGGTATTCCTCGCATTGAAGTCCTTTTCCAAATAGATGCTGATGGTTTATTAAAAGTATTTGCGAAAGATATTAATACGAATATAGAAGCTAGTGTTATTGTAAAACCATCTAATGGTTTGACTAGTGATATTATTAAAAATATGATATATCAATATAACTGTAATCAGAATGTTGAGAATTCTAAACGCAAATTATCAGAGGCTAAGTTGTATTTACAAAAACTAATAGAAACAGTTAAAGATGCAATAGATAAAGATAAAGATTTATTGAGCACTCAAGAATTAGAAAAGATAAATATTCTTCTTTTGAAAGCTAACAAAAATATAGATAGTAGTGATATAAGTTTGATAAAAAAAATTACAAATGAATTGTCCAAATCAACAGAAGATTTTGCTATCTTAAGAATGAATAATGCAATAAAAAAACTTTTTTATAATTAA
- the plsY gene encoding glycerol-3-phosphate 1-O-acyltransferase PlsY: protein MHINFLNINYLLLILISYLIGSIPSAILISKVMKTKDPRKFGSNNPGTTNMLRIANKTSAALTLIADISKGYISLQITRMFIEDNSTSVLGIISIAVILGHIYPIFTKFIGGKGVATFLGVLLNINPCLAITAIITWIISAKISGYSSLASIITVTITPVYYLAFNKNFTYVEKSIFISLVIISIIIVCRHKNNIYNLLKKVEDKISI, encoded by the coding sequence ATGCATATAAATTTTTTAAATATAAATTACTTATTATTAATATTAATTTCTTACTTAATAGGATCAATACCATCAGCTATACTAATTAGCAAGGTTATGAAAACAAAAGACCCAAGGAAATTTGGATCAAATAACCCTGGTACTACCAATATGCTAAGAATTGCCAATAAAACATCAGCAGCACTAACACTTATTGCAGATATATCCAAAGGTTATATTTCATTACAAATAACAAGAATGTTTATTGAAGATAATTCAACTTCAGTATTAGGAATAATATCTATTGCTGTTATATTAGGACATATATACCCAATATTTACAAAATTTATAGGAGGTAAAGGAGTAGCAACATTTTTAGGTGTTCTTCTAAACATAAATCCATGTCTAGCCATAACAGCAATTATAACATGGATAATATCAGCTAAAATATCTGGATATTCATCATTAGCATCAATAATAACTGTTACAATTACTCCTGTATATTACCTAGCTTTTAATAAAAATTTCACTTATGTGGAAAAATCTATTTTTATTTCTCTTGTAATTATATCTATAATAATAGTGTGTCGTCACAAAAATAATATTTACAATCTACTAAAAAAAGTAGAAGATAAGATAAGTATTTGA
- the lysS gene encoding lysine--tRNA ligase, whose translation MNKNSCNTFENIDNKITEERRVKLQKTREKGFNYPNNFIPTDKNIDLIKKYNKLSKEELKTHNSFVRIAGRVMLKRIMGSASFINIQDDTDRIQVYLDKKKLDVIMYDNFKQFDIGDIVAIEGTIFKTNKEELSIYASSINLLSKSIRPLPDKFHGISDHNIKYRQRYLDIIMSKETRDTFQTRSKIISYIRNYMSDSNFMEVETPMLHPIPGGAAAKPFVTHHNALNMDMYLRIAPELYLKRLIVGGFERVFELNRNFRNEGVSPKHNPEFTMMEFYAAYTDYNWLMTFTEKLIKETVSITHKKDIIPFQNQYLDFSKKFEQLDMCDAICKYNHIYDKSKLNDHNFLCNEVIKINNKLKLENIKDSSIGQLQLYLFEETTEEKIWNPTYIINYPKETSPLARTKDQEPEIAERFELFIAGREIANGFSELNDPEEQFKRLSDQVNKKNISPDEENLFFDLDYVKSLEYGMPPTGGCGIGIDRLLMILTNKSNIRDIILFPHMRPE comes from the coding sequence ATGAATAAAAATTCCTGTAACACTTTTGAAAATATAGATAATAAAATCACAGAAGAAAGAAGAGTAAAACTACAAAAAACCAGAGAAAAAGGATTTAATTATCCAAATAATTTTATTCCTACTGATAAAAATATAGATTTAATTAAGAAATATAATAAATTAAGTAAAGAAGAATTAAAAACTCACAATAGTTTTGTAAGAATAGCTGGTAGAGTAATGTTAAAAAGAATTATGGGTTCAGCTAGTTTTATAAACATACAAGATGATACAGATAGAATACAAGTATATTTAGATAAAAAAAAGCTAGATGTTATTATGTATGATAATTTCAAACAATTTGATATAGGTGATATAGTTGCAATAGAAGGTACTATTTTTAAAACCAATAAAGAAGAACTATCAATATACGCATCATCAATAAATCTTCTATCAAAATCCATAAGACCTCTTCCTGATAAATTTCATGGAATTTCTGATCATAATATAAAATATCGACAAAGATATCTTGATATTATAATGTCTAAAGAAACAAGAGATACCTTTCAAACAAGAAGTAAAATAATTAGTTATATTAGAAATTATATGTCTGATTCAAATTTTATGGAAGTTGAAACTCCGATGTTACATCCAATACCAGGAGGAGCAGCAGCAAAACCATTTGTTACTCACCATAATGCTTTAAATATGGATATGTATCTAAGAATAGCCCCGGAGTTATATTTAAAAAGATTAATAGTTGGTGGATTTGAAAGAGTTTTTGAATTAAATCGTAACTTTAGAAATGAGGGAGTTAGCCCAAAACATAATCCTGAATTTACAATGATGGAGTTTTACGCTGCTTATACTGATTATAATTGGTTAATGACATTTACAGAAAAACTTATAAAAGAAACAGTATCTATAACTCATAAAAAAGACATTATACCATTTCAAAATCAATATTTAGATTTCTCAAAAAAATTTGAGCAATTAGATATGTGTGATGCCATTTGCAAATATAATCACATATATGATAAAAGCAAACTTAATGATCATAATTTCTTATGTAATGAAGTTATAAAAATAAACAATAAATTAAAATTAGAAAACATCAAAGATTCATCTATAGGACAACTACAACTTTATTTATTTGAAGAAACAACTGAAGAAAAAATATGGAATCCAACATACATAATAAATTATCCTAAAGAAACATCTCCTTTAGCAAGAACAAAAGACCAAGAACCAGAAATAGCAGAAAGATTTGAACTTTTTATTGCTGGACGCGAAATTGCCAATGGATTCTCTGAATTAAATGATCCAGAAGAACAATTTAAAAGGCTATCCGATCAAGTTAATAAGAAAAATATTTCACCAGATGAAGAAAATCTTTTCTTTGATTTGGATTATGTGAAATCATTGGAATACGGCATGCCTCCAACTGGAGGATGTGGAATAGGAATAGATAGATTATTAATGATACTAACAAATAAATCTAATATAAGAGATATTATTCTATTTCCTCATATGAGACCAGAATAA
- the fdx gene encoding ISC system 2Fe-2S type ferredoxin translates to MPKITVLPHTEICPNGKIIKDAPEGLSICKILLANNIAIEHACELVCACTTCHIIVKEGYDSLNDIDDMEEDMLDKAWGLSHNSRLSCQSILGSVDLVIEIPKYTINHAKE, encoded by the coding sequence ATGCCTAAAATAACAGTACTTCCTCACACAGAAATTTGTCCTAATGGAAAGATTATAAAAGATGCTCCTGAAGGATTATCTATATGTAAAATATTATTAGCTAATAATATAGCTATTGAACATGCTTGCGAACTTGTTTGTGCTTGTACAACATGTCATATTATTGTAAAAGAAGGATATGATTCTTTAAATGATATTGATGATATGGAAGAAGATATGTTAGATAAAGCCTGGGGTCTATCACATAATTCTCGTTTGTCTTGTCAATCAATACTTGGTAGTGTTGATTTGGTAATTGAAATACCCAAATATACCATAAATCATGCAAAGGAATAA
- a CDS encoding 6-pyruvoyl trahydropterin synthase family protein: MISITRKLEFDAGHRIPNHKGECKNIHGHRYLLEITLEGDLSEYRDKSDDGMVMDFSDIKKIAIKNLVSIWDHSFFSFYKDKQILDFLNSLPNHKTVVLDKIPTVENLALIAYNTLFPFYNKIYNKNLVLKKICIYETPNCWAEYTCN; encoded by the coding sequence ATGATTTCAATTACTAGAAAATTAGAGTTTGACGCTGGTCATAGAATCCCTAATCATAAAGGGGAATGTAAAAATATACATGGTCATAGGTATTTATTAGAAATAACTTTGGAGGGTGATTTATCAGAATATAGAGATAAATCTGACGATGGTATGGTTATGGACTTTTCAGATATAAAAAAAATAGCTATAAAGAATCTTGTATCAATTTGGGATCATTCATTTTTTAGTTTTTATAAAGATAAACAAATATTAGATTTTTTGAATAGTTTACCAAATCATAAAACTGTAGTTTTAGATAAAATCCCCACAGTAGAAAATCTTGCATTAATCGCCTATAACACTTTATTTCCTTTTTATAATAAAATTTATAATAAAAATCTTGTTTTAAAAAAAATATGTATTTATGAAACTCCTAATTGTTGGGCTGAGTACACCTGTAATTAA
- the queE gene encoding 7-carboxy-7-deazaguanine synthase: MSYSVKEIFKSLQGEGFHTGRVAIFCRFSGCNLWNGKEYSKSSALCKFCDTDFVGTDGINGGKFKSADSLAQKILEEWGDGRDNRYVILTGGEPLLQVDIFLIEALHKINFTVAIETNGTIVPPNGIDWVCVSPKGSSNIILKEGNELKLVYPQLEIDPSIFLRWNFQYFFLQPLDDYNVKFNTKLTVDYCINNPKWRLSLQTHKYIGIP; encoded by the coding sequence ATGTCTTATTCAGTAAAAGAAATTTTTAAAAGTTTACAGGGTGAAGGTTTTCATACTGGTCGTGTTGCCATTTTTTGTAGATTTTCTGGTTGTAATTTATGGAACGGAAAAGAATATAGTAAGTCTAGTGCGTTGTGTAAATTTTGTGATACAGATTTTGTTGGCACAGATGGTATTAATGGTGGGAAATTTAAGAGTGCAGATTCATTAGCGCAAAAAATTTTAGAAGAGTGGGGTGATGGTAGAGATAATCGTTATGTTATATTAACAGGTGGAGAACCTTTGCTTCAGGTAGATATTTTCTTAATAGAAGCTTTGCATAAAATTAATTTTACTGTTGCAATTGAAACTAACGGTACCATTGTACCTCCTAATGGAATAGATTGGGTATGTGTTAGCCCTAAAGGTTCAAGTAATATAATTTTAAAAGAAGGTAATGAACTTAAATTAGTTTATCCTCAATTAGAAATTGATCCTTCAATTTTTTTAAGATGGAATTTTCAGTATTTCTTTTTGCAGCCTTTGGATGATTATAATGTTAAGTTTAATACTAAATTAACTGTTGATTATTGTATAAATAATCCTAAATGGCGTTTGAGTCTCCAAACGCATAAATACATAGGAATTCCATGA
- the trxA gene encoding thioredoxin has product MNLIELDKNTFDSITKENEIVIIDFWAPWCGPCRNFAPIFEEAANKNKDIVFAKINIDMEPELASSLKIKSIPTIVIYKQQEIVYSKPGSLSIQKLDELINSYK; this is encoded by the coding sequence ATGAATTTAATAGAACTAGATAAAAACACTTTTGATTCAATTACAAAAGAAAATGAAATTGTAATTATAGATTTCTGGGCTCCATGGTGTGGACCTTGCCGTAACTTTGCTCCAATTTTTGAAGAAGCTGCAAATAAGAATAAAGATATTGTTTTTGCAAAAATAAATATAGATATGGAACCAGAACTAGCATCATCATTAAAAATTAAATCAATACCAACTATTGTAATATACAAACAACAAGAAATTGTTTACTCTAAACCAGGGTCATTATCTATTCAAAAACTAGACGAACTTATTAATAGTTACAAATAA